The genomic segment ttgatacataaatttattttctcaaataacatgtgtatatgatttttttaacatattgttaaataattatgtgTGTATGGGGCGGGGTCTGAACTCTAAACCCTTAAGCAAAATCTTGACCGTTTGTCATTGTTGTCAGTGCTGTGGATGCAATGCGTATCATAAGCTGGTGGATCACTTGAACTTGTTTCAGGAGACAAATTGCTATTTGAATTCAAGTTTTAAGTTTAAAGGAGAAGGATGGGATGATCTTAAGTTTAGGTATATGGATGATAACGATGACGACAATGACATATTTCCCATTTCATAAGTGAATTGTCATATGGATCATATACCTTCTGCCTGATTGTATCGAAGTTCAGTTTAGATGTCTTGTATATTCTCTAGGTTTTCATGCTTTATAGTAAAATTTGTACGGGACTCGTACAGTAACATGTTTATATATAGCTTTGAACTCATTTGTATGATTATCAATTTGAAAATGTACAagacattaaataaatttttccttTGATTTCTGCCATTGCTTGATAAGGTGTATCGGACAGTTCGGCTATTATTATTTATCCTCCATTCTAGTTTTTGTTTTcccattttattttctttatgaaattttatagaGGCAATGATGGTAGTAGTAACAATATGTAAGGAAAACAATGGAAATAGTGAATGGGATCTTTTTTTGCATGATAATGTAAGGAAAACTGAGATAGAGTTGTTCCTGGATTTGGCCATATATTCATACCTGCAGAGCCAACTTATTACGGTCTTGCTCTATTAGACTAAGTTTTTCGTTGATTAATCTCTTTTCCGTACAACCATTCTCGTTTCAGATTCATGCAGCAAACTTAAATAGTAAAGTCAATCATAGCTTTACTTAGCTCAAATTGAAATGttcattcataatataaaagttaCTAAGTTCCTGCTGATGACTACGAAGTGGAAactttggaaaaaaatatatacaagctAGAAATGTAGTGCTAAGGCTTAAGGATGTTTGCATACAATGGTCAACATTGCAAAGATAAAATGACTGAGCAGTAACTAATGAGACCCTACGGTTCATAAACATATGCCACATTTCCTCTTAATAATTCCAAAGAAACGTGGTTCTGCTATTGGTTCACCggattaattttcttttatttttattttttgtattttgctATCTACTGTTTTATATCTCCAAGTGCACAAGCATACGCGGAGACCCTATAATCTACACTTATAGTGCGATTCCTTCTGCCATCTTTCTAATTTATCGTCTGATGAGCTATGAACAAGAATTTTCCAGAGACAAAATGAAGCAGTAAGGTGTAATGTTTATTGCCCGATCGAGAGCTAATAGTCTTCATCTCAGACCAAAGTATCCGTGCAGCGGCTATTGCTAATTTTTCCAACCGCAATAGGAGGAGCAGCTCGGATCATTAGACTCTGAAAAAATGCTATCATCTGAAATACAATGTGTAATGTGTTCAGTACATGACCAAGGAACGTTGGCAGAAACCAATTAacaaaatgatgatgaaaagtTCAAGCAGTCAGCAGATGAACCATAAGTCAATGATTACAAAATCATATAATGCCACGAATACGATCATCTTACCATCGCTAGCCCAAGGCACATTAGACTGAAGCCAGGATAATAAAACGGAGCATTTTCTGACAGGAATAAGGCTGCATACGATGGATGGAGAAGTTtatcagtttttgttttttgttttcacatAATTCAGTAGTACCACATACAACCTTAATATTATACTTCTAAGTTTAGTAATACCTGTCAGTGGACTGAAAACTAACGGAGCAATGATGTTGGCGGAGGAACTAATTCCTGAAAGACATCCTTGAACCATTCCCTACATCACAGACTGATCAATTAGACtaaaagagaaaggaagagatCAATTCTGTTGAATGCATATAAATGTGAAGTTTAGCAAAGTTGTTACTCATGGTTGTAGATTGAGTTTCAACAACTGAATTATTGTAGGAGTTTGCGTTCTCAGAAACTGAACTTTCTGAGAACATACttaagaaaatgaaggaaacCCAAGTTCTTTTTTTCAGTTAGGGATACCTGTTCTGTAGGTCCAACTTGCTTCGATGCAATGCTGCATAACTGTGCCAGCCACGTTGTGAGAGATCAGAGAGtatttcaaagtaataaaacaaaaacaagttgttGAGGGTTTGACTGATATGTTAGCCACTTACACTTGGCCGCACAAAAACTGAGAATATAGAGCAACCTGCTAGAGCATAAGGAACCTGCATCGTTTTCAACAGTTTTTAAGGCTTGTTGGTTTCTAGAAGTGATAAGAGAACAACAAAGTGTTATAAGAAAATTACCCATGCTGACCATGCTATGCTGTAGACAAGGACCTGCATAGCACCAAACATTGAGAAGTGCCATAGTTAGCCTCAGTGTGCACATTTATACACTTTAGGTTAgggttgtgtgtgtgtgtctatatatatatatatatacaggaAATCTGGGGAAGAGTGAGCTTGAACTTACATTTATGCAGCCAATCAAGAGCCCTGTGGAGAGTAGTTTCTCCTCTCCTATAACAGGCACTAAAATGGGCATGAGAAATAGCTGCAAGTACACAAAACCAACCATATGGTCATTAGAGCAAGTAACTTTTCCAACGGAATTTTGGCAAACTGAAAGTATCGAGTTGTTTAAAGGACATGTTAAAATAACAGACAGCTAGCTAAGCTGTTCTAGGACTCGGCGTACTTGTGCAAGAGTAGCTCCAACCCCAGTAATCAACAACAAATCTGCAAACTGGTTCTTGTTGAATTGAAAGCGTGCCTTTAAATAATACTGCATGTagtaagaaatttaattaattactttttacaATGATTTTGTCCTTCCTCATCAAATAAAACTGATCTGCAATTGTTTAGGTGCTTTTAATCTAGTTCTCCAATCATAATTAAAGTTTCACATCAAGGCCTTCAATCCAAACCTTACAAAACTTTAATTCTCACAAACGCTTGAATAACCTCATCCCCGTTTGGTTCTATCCATAATCTCAACTAAAATCTTAATATCTCACCATCTTGACTATGTTTAGTATAGAAAGCAGTACTTTACCAGCAACACAGCCATCAAGCCACCGTCCACAAGACTATTGAAGAACGAAACAACTGCTGCTTGCGAGAACGTGGGACTGCAGAAATGTGAGATCAACAACTCCATCAAATTCGAAATATGTTGGTAGTAGGAAGGTAGCAGAAAGAGATTCTGTCCAATctatataccaaaattaatgcAATCCCTTGCTTACCTACACTTGAGCAAGCAAATCAAATCCCCCAGAGAGGGCAGTTTCTTAAATGCTCCTGTTGCCCTTTTTCGTGATGAATCATCCTCAGCACATGTCTCCTCCACCTCTTTCAACAATGGCTGGCTCACACCACCACCAGGTACACTATCCTTAAGGAAAATTCTCATGTACACCAATGCAATCATTGACAAGACAGCAGCAACCTGAATAGTTAAACCAAATTGTATACGTTGGAAAACAAGAATAGGGTATGGTTTATTACCGTGATGGATGTAGGAACCATAACAGAAAGGAAAATGGAACCTGAAATGTCAAGGCAGTGGATAGGAAACGAGCTGCTAATGTTCCACCAACGAATGATGCTGATCCAACACCAGCAAGTATCCCAAATGCGGATGTTCGTTTCCCATCTGGAACCTTGTCTGCCTATACTCATAACATCAAAATGCCACACGTTAAATTTTTGTGCCATGGCTAgtattatgttgtcatcattgATTTCACTGGCCAACAACCATTGTCTGTATGTACTGAGTGAATCTATGACTTGTTTGAATaagaaagtaaattaaattgAGCTTATTTTTAGAAACTCTTCCTGACTCTGAGGTGATTgagttaattttagtttaagatGGAGATATGAGAAATACCACATATGCAAAAGCCAGGCAGTGGAAGGACCCTTCGCCTGCCATGGAAGCAAGAGTTTTCACAACATAGTACGCATAGAAGAATTTGGTCTCCCTGCTATATGCCAATATCACTGCAAATATATCACATTAATTcacaaaattgttatatttgtaaaagtactgcatattttttttttctaagaccGTAATCCATGTTTGATAACCATGTACAAATCATTTATGAAAGACTGTTTTGTTTGAATCAAGGTGGTTATCACGTCTTTGTTCTGAAGGGTAAGAAAACTGATGATTTCTAATAACTTTTGAAGCATTATTCAACAACAGTTAACATAGTTCAAAGTCACCAACCGAGGTTAGAAGAAAtgtattataaataagaatattcATTATAACGCAACGCAAGGGTATTTTTCACTTTATTCTTTAAATCATGTCGAATCAATAGCAAAGATTCAACAGTAATAAA from the Vigna angularis cultivar LongXiaoDou No.4 chromosome 3, ASM1680809v1, whole genome shotgun sequence genome contains:
- the LOC108326639 gene encoding uncharacterized protein LOC108326639, producing the protein MEGLAGLSHLFVTIFLTGFGGTIAMPSITDVTMAALCPGQDQCSLAIYLSGIQQAMSGVGSVVMTPLIGNLSDRYGRKTLITLPLTLSVIPYVILAYSRETKFFYAYYVVKTLASMAGEGSFHCLAFAYVADKVPDGKRTSAFGILAGVGSASFVGGTLAARFLSTALTFQVAAVLSMIALVYMRIFLKDSVPGGGVSQPLLKEVEETCAEDDSSRKRATGAFKKLPSLGDLICLLKCSPTFSQAAVVSFFNSLVDGGLMAVLLYYLKARFQFNKNQFADLLLITGVGATLAQLFLMPILVPVIGEEKLLSTGLLIGCINVLVYSIAWSAWVPYALAGCSIFSVFVRPSLCSIASKQVGPTEQGMVQGCLSGISSSANIIAPLVFSPLTALFLSENAPFYYPGFSLMCLGLAMMIAFFQSLMIRAAPPIAVGKISNSRCTDTLV